Within the Candidatus Woesearchaeota archaeon genome, the region ATGATTTATTAGTAAGCGACAAAAATAAGTCATAGAATAAATCGCTTACTGATGTTCACCAGACATAACAATTCTATGAGTTATTTATGTCCGGCATTATATTGGAAATTAAAGAAAAGTAAAAACTAAGCCCCATACATATTCTGTATTTTTTCGATGTAATCTTTCCCTAATCGTCTTCCTAATGCGAACATCTTGTCTTTCAATACATCCTTTACAGCGCTGGTCCATTTCGTAGCATTTTTATCCTGATCTGCCAAAACAGCATCCACATGCATTTTTATCAATTTCATATTGCCAGGGCCTGCTTTGTATTCCAGCCAGCCAAATCTTAAATTTAAAACAGACCTAACCAAAGGATTCTCTGCAATTTCTTGGGCTTTTGTTAGATTCTTCTTTGCATCATAATATAACTTTGTCTTTCCACTTACAATTTCAGTTATAGCAGCGCCAACAGTATGATAAGCATTCACTAAATCTTGACCTTTCGTTTCTCCATTTTCCAGCCTCATTTCCAATTCTTCATTTGCATAAGAAACAGCGCATTTATTGTATGCTTTTAATCTCTTATGCTTTGATGCTATCTCCGAAGCAATTGTTGATGCTATTCCCAATGTCCTGAACAGCCTATTTCTTATAACTTCTTCTTTAGCGATTTCATTTTTGCTATTTGTGAGAGCACGCTCATAAAACGACAAACACTCTTCAATTACAACCAACCCATCCTTCAATGTTTCAACAGTTCTCTCCTTATCATGGCGAATAACCAGCCCTTTTTCTTCAAGAACCCTGGCTGTGCCAAAATAAGATTTGTTTACGTTGATCTTATCAAGAACTTCTTCCAGCAACCTCAAAACGCCTTTGCCATCATTGTCTCTGTGCCTCAATGCAAAAGCCATATTGGCTACAGAAACAGCATAGTGATCAGGATTAATATTCGTATTTATTGCTATATTTGCAGCTTCTCTATGCTTGTGAATAGCTAAGTCATATCTATTGGGCAACGAAGAAAATGTTAATTTAATGCCTTCTTTATTTAATCTTTCTATATCCTTAATTATGTCGCTTAATGCCATATGAACACGGAAGAAACAAGCATCAATTTATAAATGTTTTCATTTTAAGATAGTGAAATAATTAAAACAAAGATTTTCTTAGATTCTCTTATTCCAGCGGCACCTGAGTCCATAATGTCCAGTCATTTGATGGTGAATAAGCTCCGAATACATAATATGGCGTCTGTGTTTTTCCAAAATAAGAATTCTCAACATCGCCCCATCTTGTTGTTGCTCCGGCTCTCATAGGGCCGACTGCTCCGTAAATAGGGCTGCCAAACAATCTCCATGATTCTGTCAGCTGCCTTCTGCCGCCTTCAGCAAATCCCTCGCTGACAAGCGTTCCCTTAAAGCCTTTTTTCATCAGATATTCTACTGCAGACTGTATTGGCGTCAACCCTTGCCCGGCAGGCAGATGCGTGTGCCCTCTTCCAAAGCCGTCAACAATATGAACATGGCCTAATATTTTTTCCTTCTCCAATTCTTTGATCTGATTCATATACCAGCTGTCAAATCTTTTTCTTGTCTGTTCATTTGTTTCACCTGGCTTTGGCTGGAAATATTTCCACCACATTCCAAGATGCTGCGTATCGAGTGTTGCCTTAATATGATTCTCAGCTTCTTTTGCCGCCTGCTCTTTTGAAATGCCTCTGAAATAAGGATTTTCAACCATAATTATGTTGCCTTCTCTGTTACGGTGGCCTTCAGGATCAGGAATCTTTTTCTCTGTCAGAAATTCAACCATTTTTTCCCTTGCGCCTTTGACAAGCTGTATCAATTCCCTTGGATGGCTGCCATATCCCATCTCAGGGAAAATGTGCTCTGGAGCAACAAAAACATCGTTCTTCAGATGCTTCTCAGTGCTCTGCTGCATCGCAAAAATTCCTGCCTGGGCGTAAGATTTCAATGACTGCTCAATCGCATATTTGTTGACAGGCAATACATGCTTTAATTGCTCCTGAATCAAGTCTGCCTGGGCATCAGCAGAAGCAGAGGATTCGTGCGTAAATTGAAGACTTTTTTCATACTGGCTTATTTCCTCTTTTAACCATTTAGTTGGTTCTTTTACTTCTGGAGGAACTAGCCCATGAACATCTGCTCCAGCTTCTCTCATTATCTTCCATTTTTCTTCTTCAGGAATATTCTTTTCTAATTGCTCATAGAATTTCAATGCTTTCAATGCCCTGTCTCTTCTATTTTTGTAAATTTCATAATGTTGTGCATGATACAAAGAAGAGCCCCTTGCCTGCAGCATCTGGTTTTCAAGCTGGGTTTTGTAGAACATCTCTTCCGGCAGTTTTTTATCATCAGGGTGATCTTTGCTCCATTCTTCTGCTCTTTTTACAAAATCATCCCATGTCAATCTTTTGGTCTCAAATCTTGTCCTGGTTTCGTCCCATATCGGAACTCTTTTGAATAAATCCTCTGCTTTAGTTGGATCAAGCCAATTTCCGTGCATATCAACCCAATCATCTTTTCTGAAAACATGGCCTGTTTTTGTATCCGCCTTGCCAATTACTCCTTTAATCTCAGCTGTATTATAAACCGGTTCGTAAACAACCTGGCTTCTCTTGACATCTCCAAGCACATGCCCTGTCCTGTCATCAACCATCCAAACAGTTGCCCTTGTTGCTTCCTCATCATAGCCTCTGAACTCTCCCATCTTATTCCATTCCTGGTCAGAAAAAGGCCTTTGGTATTCGCCAGTATGAACAACAACTGCCTGGCCGCCGACATCAGATGCAAACTCTATTGCCTTCTTTACTTCCTCTAAAGCAGTCTTTCTTACTTCATCATTAAAGCCTCTTTGCGGGTCAAATCCTGATAAATTTCCAATTTGTGCAGGTGCATGAATGCTTGTTATTTTAACTTGGTTGGCGATTGCTAAATCCCTTAGCTCCTGCCTTGATTCTTTGCCGTATGACTCTGCGCCAGTGCCAGGCTCTGCCCCTTCCATCTGAGTTGCAAGCTCTACCTGGCCAGCTCCTTCTCTTATTGCTGCCTGGAAACTCTGCAGAAATGTTCCGCCGCCCGCTCTTCCTTCTGTTACAGTTGCGCCTAAATCAGCAACCCCTATAACAGGGCTTTCAATGTCTTTTGACTGGCCGAAATAGCTGCGATCCATTGTATTGTAATAAGGCCTTGCAAATTCCATCTTAATCCCTCAATCCCATGTATTTTCTCAATCCTTCAGCTTCTCCTCTTACAGTATCTCTAATGTGAGCGACTTCCCTGTTTTCAGCATAATGCCTTGCTGCCTCGTTTATGTCGCGAACGCCCTGATAAAGCATTTCCCTTTGCTCTTTGTTTAAATAATGATCCTCTCTTGCTTTTTCAAACAAGTCCTTTACAACATGATAACTCTGATTTAATTTTTCACGGTCTAATCCTTCTTTCTCTTTTCTTTCTGCTTCCTCTCTTACTGTCTCTTCCAGCCTTTCCGCTTCTTTTCCCTTAAGCTCATCTTCCAAAGAGCCTGCTTTTTTTTCAACAAATCTTTTAACACTGAATATCTCTCTTTCTTCAGCAGTAAACAGCCCTTGTATGTCCACTGTCTTGAGCTGCGGAATCGGTATTCTCTCGAGCTCTTTTCTTTCTTCCTCGATCTCCACATTGCTTTCCTTTATTAATTTTTCAGCTTCTTCTATCTCCTTTTTTCTTTCTTCCTCAAGCTCTTTTAATTTCTTTATCCTTTCCTGCGGAGACAATGATTTTAATTCATCCAGTTTTGCCATTTTTATTGTTGATAATTTTTCTTTTTATAATCTTTATGGTTATTTTTCGATATAAATTATGTTTTCCTGGTTTTTGAAATGTGAGTCGCCCGATACTAATTGCACATTGTGGACTTTTGCAGTTATGTAAATTAAAGAATCCCCTAATCCCCATTTTTTCTCCCAGTTTAATTTAGCTGCATTGAGGGCTGTTTTAGCCTCTACCGGCAGTATAAAGCATCTCGACATCATCATAGAAACAATCATATCGGCATCTTTTTCGCTTTTCTTGGATAAAGCATACCTGTACACTTCTACAAGATTTATAACGCTGATAAACAGGCTTTTGTCTGAATCAATATATTCAGCTATCTTTTTTCCTGCATCTGTTCCGTTGAAGTATTCGATCCAGCACCATGAATCAAGCAAAGCGGTCAATTTCTTCCCTCTTAAACTCGCCTAATCCTTTGAATTTTCCGAAATATGATTTTTTGGGCTTTTTTACCTCAGCAACGAGCTTTATTATTGTTTCATCATAGGTTTCACTGTTTGTTTCCTGCTTCATCAGCTTCAGTATGTTGAATGTTTCCTCTTTAACAGCGATCGTGGTTGACATGTTATATCACTATATCTTATATTAATATAAGTTATATTTAAAGGTTGCGGTTTTTCCTGCCAAGATGACTAAGATGTGCATTCGTTTAACAATTGTCATAGTCAAGTTGTCAGTAAATAACTACTTAATTTATAAATTACTTGTCAAAATACTAACGATTATTTAATCTTTTTTGTCAATTTATATTATGCTTATTTATAAATAACTTGTCAAAAATTAGAAAGAAGTGGATTTTGTTCTGCTATTCGATGAAAAGTATTATCCTTTTGAGGTTAAATATCGATCAACCATTTCTGAGTCTGATTTTTTTGCTTTCAAATCTTTTAAAAAAGGTGTTCTCATAACAAAAGATGAATTTGGAATATACAGGGACTATGTGAAGATACCTGTTCACTATTCTTATTATTGATATAGGGGTCGATTCGGCTAACAGCGATCGCATATGTGTTTATTCTGAAGATTGCTTTCCATTAACTAAGAATATGGCAATCAATACATCCCTTTGATTTCCAATAAAATGGTACTCATTCTCCGTAACTCTTCGTAGACCTTTTGGTGTATACACAGCCATTCCTTTTGTATCTTCCAACTTTGCTAAATAATCCAAATTATCTATAGAATCAATAGGTTGTCTGTATAATGGAATTGGACGAACAGGATCTCGAGATAAATCTAATGTTCTGGCATAAGTTATATTTGCTGCATTTACTGACTCAGGAGACCCCCTATGACATGCATCCTCAGGATAATCCCATACTTGAGAATCTTTATCTCTATCAGTCCCCCAAGTTTGAACCCTTTTTGTCCTATCTCCATCATAATGCCTAATAATTACATGAGTTCCTTCATATCCTAATTTAGCAAGCCTCAATCTTAATGAAGGAACTAAATCATTCCACGATTCAATTCGTATTGGTTTCAATTTAGTATCAAGCACCATACGATTAAGTATATATTCGCTAGTATTTAAATGTTTCGTTTTGTTACTACTTATTAATGTCTAATAGTGTGCCCCAACCCCTGATTACTTTAATTGGCAGTGCTTCGCACCACTTTTTATACACAGGCGTTTATGCCGGTTTCCTGATCAACAGACTTTAATGCTACTCATGAAATCGAAACACTTATATACTTTAAAGTGAACACTCGTTCATATAAAGGTGAACATATGTATATCAATAAATCTACAGCTAAAATATTACAATTATTTACTGGTCATATAACTGAGTCATTTAGTCTTAGGGAAGCAGCAAGAAGATTAAAGATGCATGTATCCCTTGCGCATCGAGCGATACAGCCATTAATAGATGCTAAGATTGTTGAGCAAGATAAGCATAAAACTCTTAGCCTAAATTACAGGATTCATCATGAAACTCTTGCTTTTGCTGAATATTTAAGAAGGGATGATTTTCTTCATAGATTCAAAGACGTTAAACTTTTTGCAGATGAAATTATTAAAAAAATCGAACAGGACAGTTTTGTTTTGCTTGTTTTTGGCTCATCAATTAAATCAAATAAACCAAGAGATATTGATATATTGCTAATTGTAGATAGCACTGATAAAATAGAATTCCATGAGAGATTCTTACACAACATTGCATCGAATTATGGCTCGCCATTTGAAGAGAGAGTTTTAGGATTTGAAAGTGTCTATGAAATGCTTGCTAAGCGTGATGAAAAAAATGTTATGAATGATATATTGAACAAGCACATAATTTTATATGGCGCAGAACTGTTTTACAGGCTGATTCAAAGGGGGAGGTTATAAAATGTTAGACGAAAAAAAGCTAAAAGAAGCAGAAAGCAAAGTTAAGCAGTTTATAAGTGATTACTATTCATTTTCAGCCCATTGAATCAGCGGAATTAGTGCTTTCATTAATCTTCTTCCTCTTTTAGTTAAAGAATACTCAACTCTTGGAGGAATTTCTGAATAGACTTTTCTCATAACAATTTGCTCTTTTTCCAACTCTTTTAATCTGTCCGTAAGTGTTTTTGCAGTTATGCACTCAAGTCTTCGTTCGATGTCATTGAATCTCAATTTCCCAAAATTACCTATCGTTATGATGAGTGAGATGCTCCATTTTTTGCTCAAAAATGCAGAAGCAATTTCAAGAGGACGAGGACAATATCCTGTAGCTGAACGCATCTTGCAGTCTCTACTTTCTGATTTGTAAGTATTGTTACTTTCCATTTCTAAACCTCTTGATTTAAATAGTTCTCATACTATACAATAGAAAGTAGGTATAATATATAAAGTTAATGGAGGTATGTAAAATGGAAAAAAAGAAACAATGTTGCAAAGGGGGCGTTTGCCCATGCTGCGACTGCTGCATTTGCGTCTGTACGAGAGACTTAGCAAAAACTTTGACACCCGAAGCAAAAAAATTACTTATAGATGCCTTGCAGTGAGTCAAAAATGAAGGAATTATTTGCACCAATCAAAAGAGTACTTGGTAGAAGAGATTATTTTCTTATTTTTGTAGCTTCTGGTCTCTTTTATGGTGTGATTTTTTCTATAATGACCAATTTAATAGATGTAAGATTTGGCTTATCTAGCATCAGATTTGCTTTTACTTTGCAAAGTGCATTGTTTTTTATTGTGTTATCTACCTTAGGAGGGCTGTTAATAGCTTTACAATTGTTTTCATTCCGCGAAAAACGAAAAAATTACACGTCTGCTACAACAGGGGTAAGCGGAATGTTAGTTAGTTTTTTTGCTACAACATGTCCATTCTGTAAACCACTTTTAATTTCACTTTTAGGGCTTTCAGGATCAATTGCTATCTTAAAATTTAGTCTAGTTTTGGCGTTTGTTAGCATTCTTCTGTTACTTGGCTCAATATATCTTACATTAAAAAGCATTTCAAAACGAAGTTGTTGTCAATAAAATCTCTGCATAGCAGACTATCTATCTGTAGGATTAAGGAAATCCCTCTATAAAATTTCTTTTTCACAGAAAAAGGCTAAATGTCCGAAGGACTAAAGGCGGAAACCCCCCGTTATAATTCTACACGACGATTGAATATAACAATTGTTAAACGAACAACCAAAAATCAACTACTAGATCCCATTTTATCTACCACGCAAGCATTGAATGCGCTTTCTTGAAGTTTTTGTAGCAGTTCCATATTGCGCTTATGCTGTGCTTGAGCGCTGTTTCGCGTGTTTTTTCAATATCATATTCTTTCGGTCCTTTTTTCTTATCGCCGGATATTGGCAGTTTTCCAAGCGATCCAAAAAGCTCGCCAAATCCGCCAAATAATGCTGTGAACGGCTCAGCTGCTGTCGGCAGCTTCGGCTTCTCTTTTGATTCTTTCTTCCCCTCAGGAATCTCTTCCCCGGCTTCTATTAAATATCTCTGCAGCTCTGCCCCCAGCGCTTCCATTGCAGCTTTAACAGACGAATCTATGTCGCCCAATAACTCCAAATCCTCCTCTCTTCTCATCCTCTCATAATTTGCAAGCTGCTCATCGGTCCATCCATATCCCCTTACACTCCAGTATAATTGGCCTGCATGTATTGGCCCCCTCTGATAGCCTTCCTGCTGATAGCTCATCTGCGGCCTTGTCCTGAAATAAAAATGATGCAATGCGCAGGAATTCACGCCATCCTTAAACGGCCTCACTGCAATAAACTCTATTTCAATTACTGAACCTTCAAAAGCGCTTATCAAATCAACACTCTCTGCCTTTTTCTGGTCAAGCTGCAGTCTTTTTATGTTGACGAGATAAGGCTTAACCCATGACATGTACATATCGATGACATCCTTGTGCTGCCTCAGATATTGCAGCGTAAACCTTCTCCTTGTCATCAGCTCCTGAAAAGTTCTTTCCTTCCATTCGATATAAGTTTTTAACTTTCTTTTCAGCACTTCTTTTACTTTCCTGTTAAACTGCAGGCTGTCAACATATTTATCAACTTCCAATGATTTCAAGGCAGTGGGGGCGGCAAAAAAGATGTCAGGCAGCGTTGTGAATCCAATCTCGCGCGCAAGCCCGAATACAGATCCGGGATTCTTTGCCCCGCCTTCAACTAAGTCAATCCAGTATCCTTTTAGGCTTATCTCTGCTGCCTCGCTTTTCTCGCCTCTTAAGCCGTAGCTGTCGCGGTAAAGGTCCAGCCTTTCATCTATGATTCTCATCTCCCTAACCATCTGGAACAAATCCTTAACAAGCTTTCCGACTGTCGCTAATAATCCGCTTATCCTGTCCTGCTGCAATCCAAGCCTTTGCTGCGCCACTCCAAAAAATGCAGACTGCTCTGATGCTGTGAAGACATCGATTATTTTTATAAAC harbors:
- a CDS encoding type II toxin-antitoxin system VapC family toxin, which produces MTALLDSWCWIEYFNGTDAGKKIAEYIDSDKSLFISVINLVEVYRYALSKKSEKDADMIVSMMMSRCFILPVEAKTALNAAKLNWEKKWGLGDSLIYITAKVHNVQLVSGDSHFKNQENIIYIEK
- a CDS encoding helix-turn-helix domain-containing protein, coding for MYINKSTAKILQLFTGHITESFSLREAARRLKMHVSLAHRAIQPLIDAKIVEQDKHKTLSLNYRIHHETLAFAEYLRRDDFLHRFKDVKLFADEIIKKIEQDSFVLLVFGSSIKSNKPRDIDILLIVDSTDKIEFHERFLHNIASNYGSPFEERVLGFESVYEMLAKRDEKNVMNDILNKHIILYGAELFYRLIQRGRL
- a CDS encoding helix-turn-helix transcriptional regulator, translating into MRSATGYCPRPLEIASAFLSKKWSISLIITIGNFGKLRFNDIERRLECITAKTLTDRLKELEKEQIVMRKVYSEIPPRVEYSLTKRGRRLMKALIPLIQWAENE